cacccccccaaaaaaaagcgtGTGGAAGGGGGCGTTGTCCTGCTGATTCTGTGCAACCGAGGCTTTCGCCCATTTCCAGTGGCTGCTGTTGTGAAGTTTGCCTGACATTTCTGGGAGGAgatccaaaaaacaaaaacgggggagggggagagggggagggagggagggagggaggaagggggagaagaccAGCGAGGGAAAGCAAGGTGAGGAGGAGCAGCCCTCTTCTGCTCAGCCTCCCAGCCTGTGCGCTCGACTCCTGCCCGGGGAAGCGACCAGCCTGGGCGCTTCGGCTCTCCTTGGGGAGACAAAGGCGCTGCGCTCCTCGGAGCAGTGCGGGGCCGCCGGGGAGGGTCTTTCCAAGAGACCCCGGGGCAGCAGCCAGcctgccagcctgcctgcctgcctgcctgcctgcagccgCTCCGGCTGGAGGGAAAGGTGCCTCCCCGGCGTGGAGAGAAGGCAGAGGAGGGGACCGATGGAGGGGAGCGGAGAGACCCCTTAGGACGTTGCCTTGCGCCGCGCCCGGGGAAAAGAAAGCAGGGCTGGGGGCGgcgaagcggggtgggggggagccgtAACCCGCCGCAGATCTACATGGGCAACCGCTCCAGCTAAAGAAAGGCTTTTTggctgcggtgggggggggggaaccccacttCTGGAAGGGGAGCTTTGCGAACGGGTAAGTCTGCACGCCCCTTTGCCTGGAGGCAGGGCTACCACGAAGGCGCaccaggcggtcgcctagggcgcagacctcggAGGGGCGCAGAGCTGGCGGAAGGGGCACCTTTTTAAAACAGATTAGTTTCGGGGGGGGAATGtaactttattatttttattttattattattttattattttattattttattactgttattattttattattaatattattttaataaaataatttatttttaatattattattattattattttatttttattattttatttttaatatttttattattattttatttttattattttattaatattttattttattattattattattattttattattaatattattttaagaTGAGTACCCCGGCGGTGCGATGGGCAATAATTCATTTTGACGTCttgtaaaaagttttgtagggatgcatcaggcttttgttgttgttttttccctacaagactctgtttttgaaaattggttagctaTGGGGCGGGTGGGTAAaaggacgatgactggggaatagggctgccaggtccctcttcgccatcgatgggaggtttttggggcggagcctgaggagggtggggtttggggaggggagggactccagtgccatagagtccagtggccaaagcggccattttctccgggtgaactgatctctgtcgtctggagatcagttgtaatagcagatctccagctagtacctggaggttggcaaccctactggggaaggcactgccaaaccacccagTAGACATAGTATGCCTACTAAACGTcaggaagtgacgtcaccccatgggtcaggaatgacctgttgcttgcacaggggacctttatcttaccTATGGGGGGGCAcgagtagttagccttgcctacggcacaaaaaagactggcaccggccctgcctggAGGCCAACTCGTGTAGTCTCTGCATGTTACATCTGTCGACTACATAGGCCCTTTGGGCTTTTCTGAATCAACAGATCCCAATTATCCATTGGTGGTTACCTCAGTCATTTTTTCTTTAATTCAAGGGCATCTTTCCACATCCTCATTTAAATTATTCCAAACCCCAAACCGAAGCTCATCTCCCGTATCGCCGACAGTGTTGCTTTCATGGTGCGAGCACATGAAAGGTGGGGAAGATGAGGCGAATCTGAGGGTTCCGATCGGGTGGAATGACTACAGAAAACCCAAAAGCAgcttaaggccatttatgcatgggaggttttgccttggatttgccgctctctagatgcacattttccccatccgaattctcaaaactctgcataggggcttattggtgagttttgagcatttggatggggaaaatgtgaatctagagggcggcaaatccaaggcaaaacctcccatgcataaatggcctaaaagtaTTTCAACAAGATGAGCaagctttctggggctgtggGAAAGAAAATGAGCGAGTTGCACATCTGAAGTCTGTATGGATATTCCGTGTGGTCATTAACACGCCCtctgcctttttattttcagAGTCGGCCCCACAATGAACTGGACGCCAGTTGTGAGTTTATTCGTGTTGTGGGCCGCATGGCTCGTGTGTGGTTCTCAAAAGCCCTTGAGGCAAGCAGAGAGAAGGACCCACGGAGTCAGGAAAGTGCCTCTGGCCTACAGGGGTGACAGCAGACCACCCTTGCAGCTCAAGAGAACAAAGGTGTCTCAGAGACTTTTGAGGTTTCAGCAACGTCCCCTTGTCAAAAGAGACTCTTTGGAGCCCAAAATCACACAAGCAGATCCCCTGGAAGAGGATGCTCATACCCAGGTGAAGAATAGTGGGACCAGAGTAAGGCAGATGCAAAGACCTCAGCCGGAAATGATTAAGGATGAAGGAACATCGACAGTGCACCATTCACGCACGGTACGTTTCCCATCTGGGTCCAGTTCTCCCAATATTCTGGCCAGCTTTGCTGGAAAGAACAGAGTCTGGATCATCTCCGCTCCTCATGCCTCGGATGGTTATTACCGTCTCATGATGAGTCTCTTGAAAAATGATGTCTATTGTGAACTGGCCGAGAGGCATGTCCAGCAGATTATCTTGTTTCATGAGGAAGGCGAAGAGGGAGGGAAAGTCAGGAAGATAACCACTGAAGGGAAAATTCTGGAGCAGCCACTAGATCCGAGCCTGATCCCTAAGCTCATGAACTTTCTGAAGCTAGAGAAGGGGAAATTTGGCATGGCTCTGCTGAAGAAGACGTTACAAGTAGAGGAAAGATACCCCTACCCGGTAAGGCTGGAGGCCATATATGAAATCATTGACCAGAGCCCTATCAGGAAAATTGAGAAGATGAGGCAAAAGGGCTTCATCCAGAAATGCAAAGCTGCTGGAGTGGAGGGCCAAGTGGTTGAAGAAGGTAACAATGGCGGTAGCAGTGCAAGAACAACACCGAGTAGTGGGCATGCCCAGTCTTCAGCAAGGAAAGAAGAGCCAAGGAAAAGCAGCCTTCAGCCAACAAAACTGAAACCTGTGAAGAAAGTTTTAACAATCACagtgcctccccctcctccccctaccACTAGAGCTCCCACCCCTGCGCCCACAACCATAACCTCAAGACCAGTCAGCAGAATAGCGACCACGGCCAGCAGGCTTACAACCACCACCACAACTCTTCCTACTACGCAGCGAACCTGGACCACAAAATCACACACGTCGCTTCCCACAGCATCTGAGGCAACCTCCCCCCAGGTAACAGACACAAAAGATTTCTACTCCCCTTCGTGGAAGGAGAACCGCAGAGAAAGACATCACGgccacacacagagacagacGACAACTACTAAGAGGCCCAGCAAAGCCGCTTTCTATGACCCCTACACAGAGGCTCCAACGTACCCCTCTGAGCACTACACAAGGTCCAGTGCTGGCAGATACAGAGACAATCGTACAGACAGGAAGGACGATAACAGTAGGGACCTCGGTGTCACGGGCGGCCAACACAAGCCTACTAAAGGCAAGCCACCTAAAAAGAAAGCCCAAGACAAAATCCTGAGTAACGAATATGAGGATAAATATGACCCAGGACAGCCTTCAGTCCCCCGTTTGGAGGAAGAAGTTCCAGTGGGAAATACACCGCCAAAGAAAGCAAAAGATCTAAAAAAACACGAGCGTGTAGATAaatctgaaaagaagaagaaagaaagagctgACAAGAAGAGCGAGAAACAGGCCAAGAAGGacaaagctgacaagaagaataAACCAGAGAAAGAGCGCAACAAGAAGAATAAGAAGGGGAGCAAAGCTGAGAATGGAGGGATCCTGAAACCCAATGCCAAGGCTTTCACACAAAACTCCAGGAAAACTGTAACAAACCTTTTGGATTTCTTTGAAGGCAAAAGACGGATCCTGGTAAGTACTAAGTTCACGAACATTCACTGCGTAAGGTCGCAAGTTAGCCTCTTAgtaaccccaccccatcccacttTTACATAACTCATCCCTAATGATGACAGACACAGTAAACCTTctaaccatcttgtttgaggttCACAGGAGCTATTCTCTCAACATGTGCAGTATGAAGGAACACTCTCTGACTATATGTGCTTGCTGGCAAAAGATGGGTAGGAACCTAGAATATTGTTCGGAATAAATACATTTATGACTCTGGTCCCTGGCATACCCCAAAAGGCATGTGACTAATAATGTGATGCCTTCTATAAAGAAACCATTCTCAATCATTTGTATAAATTGCCCAAAAACTATAATTTTTCTCAACCACTAGGAACGTGTAGATGCCGGAATCTGTAACTCACTAATCCAGGGCAAGGAATTAAAGAAGTTCAAATGAGGATTCTGCATGTTCAGCAAATTAGAGTTCATGGTTGTCTTGTCACTGTTTTTAATGTATCTTCTAACTCCTAGCGTGCTCTTCCAGTCAACATCTGTTTCACAGCAATGTTGATGACTTATGGATTTTGGAACCAGGCCAACTATTTTTGGCATTGTTCCTTGGCAGGAACATATGTATTTGCAAACATATGCCTTTTAATATAGTTGATAAGTGTCTAGAATTACTTTTCAGTTAAACAGAACATCCTCAGATTGCGGTGAGCTTGTGACGCTTAAGAGGAGCACACTCAGGCATTTCATCTCTGAAGATTAACTGCATGTATTAGCAAGTTCTTCTTGAAAATGATTTTTCAGAGAACATGAAGCAATATGTTCAGATGTTTTTGTTAGCAGATGGAATTCATCTTGAAGGCATGTTGTGACAATTCAGTCCCTCTTTacaggttatgtttttttcttgTAGAGTTGTCTCCATGTAGAAAAAAACACGTAGACATTATACTTCTGAAGTGCAGAATTAAGGTTTACATTTTCACAAGGGACACAGACCAGGAAGCAATCAAATATAATGCATAGCGTATATTCTTTGGGAAAGAATTCGGTTGTAATTTTTCAGTAtgattttccttcttcctttctgcaTACCTGTCTGAGCAGGGACCTTGCTTGGATTTTTGAATACTATGATTGAATGAAGGGAAGGGAGACTCTTGGGATGGCTTCTTGTTGTAGGAAAGCAGCCTGGATCAGACACAACTTTCTCTTTGTCCTGTGCAATAAGAAAGATGCAGAATGCTCGTTCAGTATGTACAAAATCAATGGGTAAAAGAagggccccgtggctcagagtgttaagctgcagtactgcagtcaaaagctctgctcgcaacctgagttcgatcccgacagaaatcagtttcaggtagctggctcgaggttgactcagccttccatccttccgaggtcggtgaaatgagtacccagcctgctgggggtaaagggaagatgactggggaaggcactggcaaagcaccccgcaaacaaagtctgccttggaaacgtcgggatgtgacgtcaccccatgggtcaggaatgacccggtgcttgcaccggggacctttacctttacctataaaagaAGGGCAAATGTTCACAGTGCAAGAGGATGACAGGCAGCATGGGGCCATGATAAAGGAACATTCTGAAGTTTAAGGGACTGGAAATGGACATAGGTTGTcaatttcagcttgggaaattactagagatttgggggtggagcctgcagaaggcagggtttgaggaggggagagacatcagtggggtataatgccatcaggGTTGACAAGCCCCCAGTCAGGGCAGAATATCCTCTGGCCCCCACTCCTGTTGCCCACCACCCAGTAGCAACTGGGAGAAAATAAAAACGTGgctgtggcatcacatcacttctagggttgccaggttcctcttcgccattagcgggaggtttttggggcgaagcttgaggagggcagggtttggggatgggagggacttcaatgccatagagtccaattgccaaagcggccattttctccaggggaactgatctctatcggctggagatcagttgtaatagcaggagatctccagctagtacctggaggttggcaacctacttcACTTCTGATAAGACACTAAGTGGCATAGAGTTGTGCTAagaattgctggggggggggcaataaacAATCCAGCGAATCCTACAAGTGCCTATGTTACTTCCAGTATTTTAGCAGAAGTGATGTGACACAGTCATCATGTCTGCCTCATATCCTCGCCCAcagccctcctgctggttgccaggccctgCCAGGCAATCCTAAATGCcatagtcctagggttgccaggtccctcttcgccactgtgggagattttgggggtggagtctgggagggggggttggggaggcaagggacttcaatgccatagagtccgat
This sequence is a window from Euleptes europaea isolate rEulEur1 chromosome 12, rEulEur1.hap1, whole genome shotgun sequence. Protein-coding genes within it:
- the CCDC80 gene encoding coiled-coil domain-containing protein 80; its protein translation is MNWTPVVSLFVLWAAWLVCGSQKPLRQAERRTHGVRKVPLAYRGDSRPPLQLKRTKVSQRLLRFQQRPLVKRDSLEPKITQADPLEEDAHTQVKNSGTRVRQMQRPQPEMIKDEGTSTVHHSRTVRFPSGSSSPNILASFAGKNRVWIISAPHASDGYYRLMMSLLKNDVYCELAERHVQQIILFHEEGEEGGKVRKITTEGKILEQPLDPSLIPKLMNFLKLEKGKFGMALLKKTLQVEERYPYPVRLEAIYEIIDQSPIRKIEKMRQKGFIQKCKAAGVEGQVVEEGNNGGSSARTTPSSGHAQSSARKEEPRKSSLQPTKLKPVKKVLTITVPPPPPPTTRAPTPAPTTITSRPVSRIATTASRLTTTTTTLPTTQRTWTTKSHTSLPTASEATSPQVTDTKDFYSPSWKENRRERHHGHTQRQTTTTKRPSKAAFYDPYTEAPTYPSEHYTRSSAGRYRDNRTDRKDDNSRDLGVTGGQHKPTKGKPPKKKAQDKILSNEYEDKYDPGQPSVPRLEEEVPVGNTPPKKAKDLKKHERVDKSEKKKKERADKKSEKQAKKDKADKKNKPEKERNKKNKKGSKAENGGILKPNAKAFTQNSRKTVTNLLDFFEGKRRILLITTPKVDNNMYVQQRDEYLESFCKMATRKISVITIFGTMNNSRMKIDHFQLDNEKPMKVIEDEDLVDQHLINELRREYGMTYNDFFMVLTDTDMRAKQYYEVPIAMKSVFDLIDTFQSRIKDMEKQKREGIVCKDDKKQSLENFLSRFRWRRRLLVISSPNDEDWAYSQQLSALVGQACNFGLRHITVLKLLGLGDDVGGVLELYPINGSSSVDREDVPAHLVKDIRNYFQISPEYFSMLLVGKDGNVKSWYPSPMWSMVIVYDLIDSMQLRRQEMAIQQSLGMRCPEDEYAGYGYHSYHQGYQEGYQDDYRHHEGYHHGYPY